A genomic stretch from Pseudomonas mendocina includes:
- a CDS encoding cytochrome ubiquinol oxidase subunit I, translated as MISETVVDLSRLQFAMTAMYHFLFVPLTLGLAFLLAIMESVYVMTGKQVYKDMVKFWGKLFGINFALGVTTGLTMEFQFGTNWAYYSHYVGDIFGAPLAIEGLMAFFLESTFIGLFFFGWDRLSKVQHLAVTWLVAIGSNLSALWILIANGWMQNPVGAEFNYETMRMELTDFGALLFNPVAQVKFVHTVAAGYVTGAIFVLAISSYYLLKKRDLGFARRSFAIASAFGLASILSVIVLGDESGYEIGDVQKTKLAAIEAEWETHPAPAGFTLFGLPNQEEMRTDYAVKIPYALGLIATRSLDTEVKGIKQLVAEHELRIRNGMQAYALLEQLRSGDKSAATIAAFEAVKQDLGYGLLLKKYTAKVVDASDAQIKQAALDTIPNVFSLFWTFRIMVACGFLMLALFACAFWASARKNEERKPWLLKWALLSLPLPWIAAQTGWYVAEHGRQPWSIGEVLPTHLSASSLSAGDVWGSLTALIAFYSLLLVVEMYLMIKFARLGPSSLHTGRYHFEQQQPAAA; from the coding sequence ATGATCTCGGAAACCGTCGTCGACCTGTCGCGTCTGCAATTCGCCATGACCGCGATGTACCACTTCCTGTTCGTGCCCCTGACGCTGGGCCTGGCCTTCCTGCTTGCCATCATGGAGTCGGTCTACGTCATGACCGGCAAGCAGGTCTACAAGGACATGGTCAAGTTCTGGGGCAAGCTGTTCGGCATCAACTTCGCCCTCGGCGTCACCACCGGGCTGACCATGGAGTTCCAGTTCGGCACCAACTGGGCCTACTACAGCCACTACGTGGGCGACATCTTCGGCGCGCCGCTGGCCATCGAGGGGCTGATGGCGTTCTTCCTCGAATCCACCTTCATCGGCCTGTTCTTCTTCGGCTGGGACCGCCTGTCCAAGGTGCAGCACCTGGCCGTGACCTGGCTGGTGGCCATCGGCTCGAACCTCTCGGCACTGTGGATCCTGATCGCCAACGGCTGGATGCAGAACCCGGTCGGCGCGGAGTTCAACTACGAAACCATGCGCATGGAGCTGACCGACTTCGGTGCCCTGCTGTTCAACCCGGTGGCGCAGGTCAAGTTCGTCCACACCGTGGCGGCCGGCTACGTCACCGGGGCGATCTTCGTCCTGGCGATCTCCAGCTACTACCTGCTGAAGAAGCGTGACCTGGGCTTCGCCCGCCGTTCATTCGCCATCGCCTCGGCCTTCGGCCTGGCCTCGATCCTCTCGGTCATCGTGCTGGGCGACGAGTCCGGCTACGAGATCGGCGACGTGCAGAAGACCAAGCTGGCGGCCATCGAGGCCGAGTGGGAAACCCACCCCGCGCCGGCCGGTTTCACCCTGTTCGGACTGCCCAACCAGGAGGAAATGCGCACCGATTACGCGGTGAAGATTCCCTACGCGCTGGGCCTGATCGCCACCCGTTCGCTGGATACCGAGGTCAAGGGCATCAAGCAGCTGGTGGCCGAGCATGAGCTGCGCATCCGCAACGGCATGCAGGCCTATGCCCTGCTGGAGCAGCTGCGCAGTGGCGACAAGAGCGCCGCAACCATTGCCGCGTTCGAAGCGGTCAAGCAGGACCTGGGCTACGGCCTGCTGCTGAAGAAGTACACCGCCAAGGTGGTGGACGCCAGCGACGCGCAGATCAAGCAGGCCGCGCTGGACACCATCCCCAACGTGTTCAGCCTGTTCTGGACCTTCCGCATCATGGTCGCCTGCGGCTTCCTCATGCTGGCGCTGTTCGCCTGCGCCTTCTGGGCCTCGGCGCGCAAGAACGAGGAGCGCAAGCCCTGGCTGCTGAAGTGGGCGTTGCTCAGCCTGCCGCTGCCGTGGATCGCCGCGCAGACCGGCTGGTACGTGGCCGAGCATGGCCGCCAGCCCTGGTCCATCGGTGAAGTGCTGCCCACCCACCTGTCCGCCTCCAGCCTGTCGGCCGGCGACGTGTGGGGTTCGCTGACCGCGCTGATCGCCTTCTACAGCCTGCTGCTGGTGGTGGAGATGTACCTGATGATCAAGTTCGCCCGCCTCGGCCCGTCCAGCCTGCACACCGGGCGTTACCACTTCGAACAACAGCAGCCGGCCGCCGCCTGA
- the cydP gene encoding cytochrome oxidase putative small subunit CydP, whose protein sequence is MSKAAPRSPWRLPLVREITAILLIKLALLLGIKAIWFDQPTLPENGTERLDSHLFSRPATPSSPLAEETPR, encoded by the coding sequence ATGAGTAAAGCCGCCCCCCGATCACCCTGGCGCCTCCCGCTGGTACGGGAAATCACCGCCATCCTGCTGATCAAACTGGCCCTGCTGCTCGGCATCAAGGCCATCTGGTTCGACCAACCGACCCTGCCTGAAAACGGCACCGAACGCCTGGACAGCCACCTGTTCAGCCGTCCTGCCACACCGTCTTCCCCCCTTGCCGAGGAGACCCCGAGATGA
- a CDS encoding Dps family protein, translated as MASKKIKPIDIGISSADRTKIVKGLSALLADSYTLYLMTHNFHWNVTGPQFNGLHQMFMLQYTEQWNALDMIAERIRALGHPAPGTYKEFVKLASIKEVEGVPKADDMVRHLVEAQEATARTARKLFPTVTAADDQPTADLLTQRLEVHEKTAWMLRSLLEE; from the coding sequence ATGGCAAGTAAGAAGATCAAGCCCATCGATATAGGCATCAGCAGCGCTGATCGCACAAAAATCGTCAAAGGCCTATCTGCCCTGTTGGCAGACAGTTACACGCTGTATCTGATGACTCACAATTTCCACTGGAACGTAACGGGCCCGCAGTTCAACGGCCTCCATCAGATGTTCATGCTGCAATACACCGAGCAGTGGAATGCACTGGACATGATCGCCGAGCGTATTCGCGCTCTGGGGCACCCCGCTCCGGGCACGTACAAGGAGTTCGTCAAGCTGGCATCCATCAAGGAAGTCGAAGGCGTGCCCAAAGCGGATGACATGGTTCGCCACCTCGTGGAGGCTCAGGAAGCGACGGCGCGCACTGCACGCAAGCTTTTCCCCACGGTGACAGCGGCCGATGATCAGCCCACTGCCGACCTGCTCACGCAGCGCTTGGAAGTCCACGAGAAGACTGCCTGGATGCTGCGCAGCCTGCTTGAGGAATAA
- a CDS encoding DUF2892 domain-containing protein, which yields MKKNVGGIDRLIRILAGVALILWAVLGGPIWAWIGVLPLATGALSWCPAYSLVGIKTCPRQ from the coding sequence ATGAAGAAAAACGTAGGTGGTATCGACAGGCTCATTCGCATTCTGGCCGGGGTGGCGCTCATCCTCTGGGCAGTACTGGGTGGCCCCATTTGGGCATGGATTGGCGTACTGCCACTGGCCACTGGCGCCTTGAGCTGGTGCCCGGCGTATAGCCTTGTAGGTATCAAAACCTGCCCAAGGCAATAA
- a CDS encoding rhodanese-like domain-containing protein, which produces MKALIMATLLALLSLPAMADTDIGISAQDTYAKLGQGEAKLLFIDVRDPVEIMFVGFTDAVDINIPYLLVDRTTWDDERGSYKVAQNPRFIEEVRAALKERGLSTDAEIITMCRSGSERGKPSADFLRANGFPNARYVIDGFQGPALKEGPQAGFRLQGGWQNSGLPWSAKMNPLKMYRANNSL; this is translated from the coding sequence ATGAAAGCTCTGATCATGGCCACGCTGCTGGCTCTTCTAAGTCTTCCGGCTATGGCTGATACCGACATTGGCATCAGTGCTCAGGACACCTACGCCAAACTCGGTCAAGGGGAAGCCAAGCTACTGTTCATCGATGTCAGGGATCCGGTGGAAATCATGTTCGTGGGCTTCACCGATGCAGTAGACATCAATATTCCTTACCTGCTGGTGGACCGCACCACTTGGGATGATGAGCGGGGCTCCTACAAGGTGGCGCAAAATCCCCGCTTCATCGAAGAGGTGCGCGCAGCACTCAAAGAGCGCGGCCTGAGTACTGACGCCGAAATCATCACCATGTGCCGCTCCGGCAGCGAGCGTGGCAAGCCAAGTGCGGACTTCTTACGAGCCAATGGATTTCCCAATGCGCGCTATGTAATCGACGGCTTCCAAGGGCCTGCACTCAAGGAAGGACCGCAAGCTGGTTTCCGCCTGCAAGGCGGCTGGCAGAACAGCGGCCTGCCATGGAGCGCCAAGATGAACCCTCTCAAGATGTACCGTGCCAATAACAGTCTTTAA
- a CDS encoding rhodanese-like domain-containing protein, giving the protein MKTAHDLVEEARQHIDEVSPEAAETLMREADAVIDVREPDEYQSGHIPGAINIPRGLLEFRLSNSPELAARDLNVILYCKTSGRAALAARSLADMGYLQVRSIEGGYDAWHEAGKPIARPTLPPFE; this is encoded by the coding sequence ATGAAGACCGCGCATGACCTGGTGGAGGAAGCCCGCCAACATATCGACGAAGTCAGCCCGGAGGCTGCAGAAACGCTGATGCGCGAAGCAGACGCAGTGATTGATGTACGCGAACCCGATGAGTACCAGTCAGGACATATCCCCGGCGCCATCAATATTCCACGCGGCCTGCTGGAGTTCAGGCTCAGCAACAGCCCTGAGCTGGCGGCCCGAGATCTGAATGTCATTCTGTACTGCAAGACCAGCGGCCGCGCTGCACTGGCTGCCCGTAGCCTGGCAGATATGGGCTACCTGCAGGTTAGATCAATTGAGGGGGGCTACGACGCCTGGCATGAGGCGGGCAAGCCCATCGCCCGCCCTACGCTCCCACCTTTCGAATGA
- the sulP gene encoding sulfate permease gives MSISRWLPCLDWGRQYNRSHAAQDSMAALIVTLMLIPQSLAYAMLAGLPPVHGLYASLLPLMLYAIFGSSRTLAVGPVAVVSLMTAAALQPLFPQGGPSYIAAAMLLAMMSGLILTLMAVLRLGFFANFLSHPVISGFISASGLLIAIGQLKHVLGISVSGESLVQLIPGLFSALPDTHGPTLLIGLLSLSWLWWARSQLKPLLQKLGLNAQVAANMAKAGPVLAIVMTILAVSVLHLDQSGVKVVGTIPQGLPAFSLPELDWRLALQLLPAALLISLVGFVESVSVGQTLAAKRRQRIDPDSELLGLGTANLSAAFSGGFPVTGGFARSVVNYDAGAQTPMAGVFTAVGIALSALLLTPLLHNLPQAVLAATIIVAVLSLVDLGSLKRTWQYSKQDGLAQLATLLGVMFIGVEAGILIGVGLSLLLFLYRTSKPHMAVVGQVPGTEHFRNVQRFDVIESPSVLSLRVDESLYFPNARYLEERISELIAARPQVRHLVLMCPGVNLIDASALDSLEAIAERLNIAGVQLHLSEVKGPVMDQLRRSDFLERFGGQVFISQYQALKTLAPELTLSTLEHSHSFAASNRRNP, from the coding sequence ATGAGCATCAGCCGCTGGCTGCCCTGCCTAGATTGGGGGCGTCAATACAACAGAAGCCACGCAGCCCAGGACAGCATGGCCGCCCTGATCGTCACGCTGATGCTGATACCTCAAAGCCTGGCATATGCCATGCTCGCCGGCTTACCACCTGTGCATGGACTGTACGCCAGCCTACTACCATTGATGCTCTACGCCATTTTTGGTTCCAGCCGTACCCTGGCGGTTGGCCCGGTGGCTGTAGTGTCACTGATGACGGCCGCCGCGCTACAGCCGCTGTTTCCGCAAGGAGGCCCCAGTTACATTGCTGCAGCCATGCTACTAGCAATGATGTCTGGCCTGATCCTGACCTTGATGGCGGTTTTGCGCTTGGGCTTCTTCGCCAACTTTCTCAGTCACCCGGTGATTTCAGGTTTTATCAGCGCCTCGGGCTTACTGATCGCCATAGGTCAACTGAAGCATGTGCTGGGTATCTCCGTCTCGGGGGAAAGTCTTGTACAACTGATTCCCGGACTGTTCAGCGCGCTGCCGGACACGCATGGGCCAACATTGCTGATTGGCCTGCTCAGCCTTAGCTGGCTCTGGTGGGCGCGCAGCCAGCTGAAGCCACTGTTGCAGAAGCTAGGCCTAAATGCCCAGGTGGCTGCCAATATGGCCAAGGCGGGGCCCGTACTGGCCATTGTGATGACGATTCTTGCCGTCAGTGTGCTGCATCTTGATCAGAGTGGCGTCAAGGTCGTAGGGACTATTCCCCAAGGGCTGCCGGCCTTCAGCCTGCCGGAATTGGATTGGCGGCTGGCATTACAACTGTTACCAGCAGCTTTGCTGATTAGCCTGGTCGGCTTCGTCGAATCAGTATCGGTCGGCCAGACCCTGGCGGCAAAACGCCGCCAGCGCATTGACCCGGACAGTGAACTGTTGGGTTTAGGCACAGCCAATCTGAGTGCGGCCTTCAGCGGCGGCTTCCCCGTTACGGGAGGCTTCGCCCGCTCGGTGGTCAACTATGACGCCGGCGCACAAACGCCCATGGCTGGTGTCTTCACTGCAGTCGGGATTGCCCTCAGCGCGCTACTGCTGACGCCGCTACTGCACAACCTTCCTCAAGCGGTACTGGCCGCCACCATCATTGTCGCAGTGCTCAGCCTCGTCGATCTAGGCTCATTGAAACGAACCTGGCAGTATTCCAAGCAGGATGGACTGGCCCAACTCGCCACCTTGCTGGGCGTAATGTTTATCGGCGTTGAAGCCGGCATCCTGATTGGCGTTGGCCTTTCTCTGCTGCTGTTTCTGTACCGCACCAGCAAGCCGCACATGGCCGTTGTCGGCCAAGTTCCGGGGACCGAACACTTTCGCAATGTGCAGCGCTTTGACGTGATCGAATCACCAAGCGTTCTTTCCCTTAGGGTCGATGAAAGCCTCTACTTCCCCAATGCGCGCTACTTGGAAGAACGCATCAGCGAGCTGATCGCAGCACGCCCGCAGGTACGACATTTGGTGCTGATGTGCCCAGGAGTCAACCTGATCGATGCCAGCGCCCTGGACTCTCTGGAGGCTATCGCCGAACGCCTGAACATCGCTGGGGTGCAACTGCACCTGTCCGAAGTCAAAGGGCCGGTCATGGATCAACTGCGCCGCTCGGATTTTCTGGAGCGCTTCGGCGGCCAGGTTTTCATAAGTCAGTACCAGGCTCTGAAAACCTTGGCGCCAGAGCTGACACTCAGCACCTTGGAACACAGTCACTCATTCGCTGCATCCAATAGGAGAAACCCATGA
- a CDS encoding bifunctional protein tyrosine phosphatase family protein/NAD(P)/FAD-dependent oxidoreductase, whose amino-acid sequence MDSLKRLTPFIAVAAQLQPADMGTLAAAGFRSVINNRPDGEGEGQPSSAEMQAAAEASGLEYHFLPVVSGQIGDGDVSAFGDLINQVRGPVLAFCRTGTRSTSLWALSEAHHLDPLTILATARDAGYDLTGLAPRLEESWQKAAIRVPQASTPPTQRYDVLVVGGGAAGCAVSASLLRRNPDLRIAIVEPRDQHYYQPGWTLVGGGIFDRARTERAMGRCIPQGAQWIRAAVAGFEPDQQRVVLEDGNRIGYRALIVCPGLTLNWDAIEGLKSTLGKHGVTSNYQFELAPYTWQLVQSLRQGRALFTQPPMPIKCAGAPQKAMYLSCDWWLKEGVLSNIEVDFCSAGAVLFGVPTFVPPLMQYVERYGAHLNFNTTLLAVDGPGHKAWFKQVDAQGNSQEIEKTFDFLHAVPPQRAPEFIRQSPLANADGWVEADHETLRHPRFGNIFSLGDVCAAPNAKTAAAVRKQAPVVAENVLAVLAGKGPRALYDGYGSCPLTVERGKVVLAEFGYGGKLLPTFPLDPAVPRRLAWDLKVKMMPSIYFDMMLRGREWLAEPKRLPHEPLPVEAPAACDFGQDPRK is encoded by the coding sequence ATGGACTCGCTCAAACGCCTGACACCCTTCATCGCCGTTGCGGCCCAACTGCAGCCAGCCGATATGGGCACGTTAGCCGCCGCCGGATTTCGCAGCGTAATCAACAATAGGCCAGACGGAGAGGGTGAGGGACAGCCCTCTTCTGCTGAGATGCAAGCTGCAGCCGAGGCTAGTGGCCTGGAGTACCATTTTTTACCGGTAGTATCCGGGCAGATCGGGGATGGTGACGTCAGCGCCTTCGGCGATCTGATAAACCAAGTTCGAGGCCCAGTGCTTGCCTTTTGCCGAACGGGAACTCGCTCGACTAGCCTGTGGGCACTGAGCGAAGCGCATCATCTTGATCCGCTCACCATCCTCGCTACAGCCCGCGATGCGGGCTACGACCTGACGGGGCTGGCACCCCGCCTAGAAGAGAGCTGGCAAAAGGCCGCCATCAGAGTGCCGCAGGCCAGCACGCCGCCCACTCAGCGCTATGACGTACTGGTAGTCGGTGGGGGAGCCGCCGGCTGTGCCGTTAGCGCCAGCCTTCTAAGACGCAATCCGGATCTGCGCATCGCCATCGTTGAGCCACGTGACCAGCACTACTACCAACCTGGTTGGACACTGGTAGGTGGCGGTATTTTCGACCGTGCCCGCACAGAGCGCGCCATGGGCCGTTGCATTCCTCAGGGCGCTCAATGGATTCGCGCTGCCGTGGCCGGGTTCGAGCCAGACCAGCAGAGAGTGGTATTGGAAGATGGCAACCGCATCGGCTATCGCGCACTGATTGTCTGCCCAGGTCTGACACTGAATTGGGACGCGATTGAAGGACTCAAATCCACACTGGGCAAACACGGTGTAACGTCCAACTACCAGTTCGAACTGGCGCCCTACACCTGGCAACTGGTACAGAGCCTGCGACAGGGTCGTGCCCTGTTCACCCAACCGCCAATGCCGATCAAATGTGCAGGCGCGCCGCAGAAAGCAATGTACCTTTCCTGCGACTGGTGGCTGAAAGAGGGCGTGCTGTCGAATATCGAAGTCGACTTCTGTTCAGCCGGTGCCGTGCTGTTCGGGGTACCGACCTTCGTGCCCCCCCTCATGCAGTATGTCGAGCGATACGGTGCTCACCTTAACTTCAACACCACTCTGCTTGCCGTCGACGGCCCCGGCCACAAGGCTTGGTTCAAGCAGGTCGATGCGCAAGGCAATAGCCAGGAGATCGAGAAGACCTTCGATTTCCTACACGCCGTACCGCCACAACGGGCTCCCGAATTTATCCGTCAGAGCCCACTGGCCAATGCAGACGGCTGGGTCGAAGCCGATCATGAGACCCTTCGCCACCCGCGCTTTGGCAATATCTTCAGCCTCGGCGATGTCTGTGCTGCCCCAAATGCCAAGACTGCTGCGGCAGTTCGGAAGCAGGCGCCAGTCGTCGCCGAGAACGTCCTTGCCGTGCTCGCAGGCAAAGGGCCGCGTGCACTCTACGACGGCTACGGCTCCTGCCCGCTAACGGTCGAGCGCGGCAAGGTGGTGCTTGCCGAGTTCGGTTATGGCGGCAAGCTACTACCTACATTCCCACTCGACCCGGCCGTACCTCGCCGCCTGGCATGGGACCTTAAAGTGAAGATGATGCCCAGCATCTATTTCGACATGATGCTGCGTGGGCGTGAGTGGCTAGCCGAACCCAAGCGTCTACCCCATGAGCCCCTGCCGGTGGAGGCTCCTGCCGCCTGTGACTTTGGACAGGACCCACGAAAATGA
- a CDS encoding MBL fold metallo-hydrolase, translated as MQPKVDAFFDPATFTYSYVVSDPTTKHCAIIDSVLDYDPASGRTSFASADRLIAHVHEHKLTVDWLLETHVHADHLSAAPYLKRELGGKLGIGANITVVQNTFGKLFNAGCEFATDGSQFDHLFADGDTFTIGSIKAHALHTPGHTPACMTYVIGDAGFVGDTLFMPDYGTARCDFPGGSAHTLYQSIRKLFSLPGETRLFMCHDYKAPGRDDYRFETTVAEERAHNVHVHEGISEEDFVAMRSKRDATLGMPTLILPSVQVNMRAGQLPPAEENGTRYLKIPLDVL; from the coding sequence ATGCAACCCAAAGTCGATGCATTCTTTGATCCCGCCACGTTCACCTACAGCTACGTGGTCAGCGACCCCACCACCAAACACTGCGCCATTATTGATTCGGTACTGGACTACGACCCGGCATCCGGACGCACTTCCTTTGCCAGTGCCGACCGACTGATCGCCCATGTCCATGAACATAAACTGACCGTTGACTGGCTACTGGAAACCCATGTGCACGCCGATCACCTGTCAGCTGCGCCTTATCTGAAGCGTGAGCTGGGCGGAAAACTGGGCATCGGCGCCAACATCACCGTGGTACAGAACACTTTCGGCAAGCTGTTCAATGCTGGTTGTGAATTCGCCACCGATGGCAGCCAGTTCGATCATCTGTTCGCTGACGGCGACACCTTCACCATCGGCAGCATCAAAGCCCATGCCTTGCACACCCCTGGGCATACTCCTGCCTGCATGACTTATGTGATTGGCGATGCAGGATTTGTCGGCGACACCCTGTTCATGCCTGACTACGGCACCGCGCGTTGCGACTTCCCCGGTGGAAGCGCTCATACCCTGTATCAGTCAATCCGCAAGCTGTTCAGCTTGCCTGGCGAGACTCGCCTGTTCATGTGCCACGACTACAAGGCACCAGGACGAGACGATTACCGTTTTGAGACCACCGTTGCCGAGGAGCGCGCGCATAACGTGCATGTGCATGAAGGGATCAGCGAAGAAGACTTCGTTGCCATGCGCAGCAAGCGCGACGCCACCCTTGGCATGCCGACCCTGATTCTTCCCTCGGTTCAGGTCAATATGCGCGCAGGTCAACTCCCTCCCGCAGAGGAGAATGGCACCCGGTATCTGAAGATCCCGCTCGACGTGCTCTGA
- a CDS encoding methyl-accepting chemotaxis protein — translation MFDRKWRMHSEALQQQVSQLEQEKRAMQQELEALRSLQQSNQQELTDLNVQSRYQSQLHSKLDQFEDSLSQTRDGVVTQADQLRGEVNKLRQHSGVFEQTSALLGGFSSSLGTMAEQGISSVQSVELLRQRVSEISRIVELIKAISDQTNLLALNAAIEAARAGEQGRGFAVVADEVRALAQRTSQATQEISQLVGSINQETETASRSIGTLSEEASRLAGDVSSSAQTLDEMVVLGEHMNQLIEGIALGSFCEAVKLDHLLFKLSVYQRLFKHDSNTQLSDHDTCRLGQWYKNSDTQALYGRLRSYQQLEQPHRLVHDAAHEALHAAQSQDWNKVLRAVNDMEQSSMQVNQLLSELVNHSD, via the coding sequence ATGTTCGACCGCAAGTGGCGCATGCACAGTGAAGCACTGCAACAACAAGTCAGTCAGCTTGAGCAGGAAAAGCGCGCAATGCAGCAAGAGCTTGAGGCCTTGCGTAGCCTGCAGCAGTCGAATCAACAAGAATTGACCGACCTGAATGTACAGAGTCGATACCAAAGCCAATTGCACAGTAAACTGGATCAGTTCGAGGACTCGCTGTCGCAAACCCGTGATGGTGTTGTGACTCAAGCCGACCAACTGCGCGGCGAAGTTAACAAGCTGCGCCAGCACAGCGGTGTCTTCGAGCAAACCTCGGCGCTGCTCGGCGGCTTCTCCAGCTCTCTCGGCACCATGGCCGAGCAGGGGATCAGCAGCGTGCAGAGCGTAGAACTTCTGCGGCAGCGGGTCAGCGAGATCAGCCGCATCGTCGAGCTGATCAAAGCAATTTCCGACCAGACCAACCTGCTGGCTCTTAACGCTGCCATCGAGGCTGCCCGGGCCGGTGAACAAGGTCGCGGTTTCGCCGTGGTTGCCGACGAGGTGCGCGCCCTGGCCCAACGCACTTCCCAGGCCACCCAGGAAATCAGCCAGCTTGTCGGCTCGATCAATCAGGAAACCGAAACCGCCAGCCGCTCCATCGGCACCCTCTCCGAGGAAGCATCTCGCCTGGCTGGCGATGTCTCCAGCTCAGCTCAGACTCTTGATGAAATGGTGGTGCTCGGCGAGCACATGAACCAACTGATTGAGGGTATTGCCCTCGGCTCCTTCTGCGAAGCCGTCAAACTCGACCACCTGCTGTTCAAGCTGTCCGTCTATCAGCGCCTGTTCAAGCACGACAGCAACACTCAACTTAGTGACCACGACACTTGCCGACTCGGGCAGTGGTACAAAAACAGCGATACCCAGGCTCTCTATGGCCGTCTACGCAGCTACCAACAGTTGGAACAACCGCACCGACTGGTACACGATGCCGCCCATGAGGCCCTGCATGCCGCCCAAAGCCAGGACTGGAACAAGGTCCTGCGCGCAGTAAACGACATGGAGCAGAGCAGTATGCAGGTCAACCAGTTGCTCAGTGAGCTCGTCAACCATTCAGACTGA
- a CDS encoding hydrolase or metal-binding protein, with protein MLKGLAITPPVLGRISIGKVIEKNGKRLPEKDDQFTITSQLQGKDGWLLHPLNDELRQGKDDKLRSIPVRLLFNEPELNFRADYTLFDRQSGRPVCVGNGETCKRVTQDGMQSLPCPSPDACQLAKGGACRPYGRLNVVIGDEDPLGSFVFRTTGFNSIRTLAARLHYFQAISGNRLACLPLELRLRGKSTRQSHGTPIFYADLTVRGGMDMAEALVTASELDSRRQAAGFNQAALDEAARRGFGNGAFEDSEEDVSAIVEEFYQEGEVPVSTTTPQVTSSRPSLAEKLEAQAARKEEV; from the coding sequence ATGCTCAAAGGTCTGGCTATCACTCCACCGGTACTCGGGCGGATTTCCATCGGTAAGGTCATCGAGAAGAACGGCAAGCGACTGCCAGAGAAGGATGACCAGTTCACCATCACGTCACAGTTGCAGGGTAAGGACGGCTGGCTGCTGCACCCGCTGAATGACGAGCTACGTCAGGGCAAGGACGACAAGCTGCGCAGCATTCCGGTACGCCTGCTGTTCAACGAACCGGAGCTGAATTTCCGAGCCGACTACACGCTGTTCGACCGGCAATCGGGGCGACCGGTTTGCGTCGGCAATGGCGAGACCTGCAAACGGGTCACTCAGGACGGCATGCAGTCGTTGCCTTGTCCATCGCCGGACGCTTGTCAGTTAGCCAAAGGCGGTGCCTGCAGGCCCTATGGCCGACTGAATGTGGTCATTGGTGATGAGGATCCGCTGGGCAGCTTTGTGTTTCGCACCACTGGCTTCAACAGCATCCGCACCTTGGCCGCTCGCCTGCATTACTTCCAAGCCATCTCTGGAAACCGCCTGGCCTGTCTGCCTCTGGAGCTGCGCCTGCGTGGTAAGTCGACACGCCAGAGCCATGGCACGCCGATCTTCTACGCCGACCTGACAGTACGCGGCGGCATGGACATGGCCGAGGCTCTGGTAACCGCCAGTGAACTCGATTCGCGACGGCAGGCAGCAGGCTTCAATCAGGCTGCTTTGGATGAAGCCGCACGACGCGGATTCGGCAACGGTGCCTTTGAGGACAGCGAGGAGGATGTAAGCGCCATCGTTGAGGAGTTTTACCAGGAAGGTGAAGTGCCCGTCTCAACAACCACACCACAAGTCACCTCCAGCAGGCCCAGCCTGGCTGAAAAGTTGGAAGCGCAAGCCGCACGGAAGGAGGAGGTATGA